One Natrinema longum genomic window carries:
- a CDS encoding FAD-binding oxidoreductase — protein MAVATTPVDDGAIDGFREGLHGELLRPGDSNYDETRAIWNGMIDKRPALIARAMGVSDVIAAVDFAREQEMLLAVRGAGHNIAGNAVCDDGLMLDLSAMRSVRVDPAERTARVEPGATLGDFDHEAQTFGLATPTGINSTTGVAGLTLGGGFGWLARRDGMTVDNLRSVDIVTADGELRHASETENADLFWGIRGGGGNFGVVTSFEFDLHEVGPEILSGPIVYAGEDARDVIRHVRDFNEDAPDEAAAWIVLRKAPPLPFLPEAVHGVGVVLVVTFYAGDMTEGEEVLAPLREYGDPIADAVGPHQYAAFQQSFDPLLTEGVRNYWKSHNFSELSDEAIDTAVEHAADLPSPLSEIFFGQLGGAMARVPSDATAYPHRDAKYAMNVHTRWEDPAMDEECIAWSRAFFDAMAPYATGGVYVNFISEDEGEETLAYGANHDRLAEIKAEYDPGNLFRMNQNVEPAR, from the coding sequence ATGGCAGTGGCAACCACACCCGTAGACGACGGTGCAATAGACGGATTCCGCGAGGGGCTTCACGGCGAGTTGCTCCGTCCCGGGGATTCGAACTACGACGAGACGCGAGCGATCTGGAACGGGATGATCGACAAGCGTCCGGCACTCATCGCTCGAGCGATGGGCGTCTCGGACGTGATCGCGGCGGTGGACTTCGCCCGCGAGCAGGAGATGCTGCTCGCGGTTCGCGGTGCCGGGCACAACATCGCGGGCAACGCGGTCTGTGACGACGGACTGATGCTCGACCTCTCGGCGATGCGGTCGGTTCGCGTCGATCCGGCGGAGCGGACGGCTCGCGTCGAGCCGGGAGCGACCCTCGGCGACTTCGACCACGAGGCGCAGACGTTCGGGCTGGCGACGCCGACCGGGATCAACTCGACGACCGGCGTCGCGGGGCTTACGCTCGGCGGCGGCTTCGGCTGGCTGGCTCGCAGGGACGGGATGACGGTGGATAACCTGCGCTCCGTGGATATCGTCACTGCCGACGGCGAACTGCGTCACGCGAGCGAGACGGAAAACGCGGATCTCTTCTGGGGGATTCGGGGTGGCGGCGGCAACTTCGGCGTCGTCACCTCCTTCGAGTTCGATCTCCACGAGGTCGGTCCCGAAATCCTCTCGGGACCGATCGTCTACGCGGGCGAGGACGCACGGGACGTCATCCGGCACGTCCGGGATTTCAACGAGGACGCACCGGATGAAGCCGCCGCCTGGATCGTCCTCCGGAAGGCACCGCCCCTTCCGTTCCTTCCAGAAGCCGTCCACGGCGTCGGCGTCGTCCTCGTCGTGACGTTCTACGCCGGAGACATGACGGAGGGAGAAGAGGTCTTGGCTCCGCTCCGGGAGTACGGAGACCCGATCGCCGATGCCGTCGGCCCCCACCAGTACGCGGCCTTCCAGCAGTCGTTCGATCCGCTGCTCACCGAGGGGGTCCGGAACTACTGGAAGTCGCACAACTTCAGCGAACTCTCGGACGAGGCCATCGATACCGCGGTCGAGCACGCAGCCGATCTCCCGTCCCCGCTGTCCGAGATCTTCTTCGGGCAACTCGGCGGCGCAATGGCGCGCGTGCCCTCGGACGCGACGGCGTACCCCCACCGGGACGCCAAATACGCGATGAACGTCCACACGCGCTGGGAGGACCCCGCGATGGACGAGGAGTGCATCGCCTGGTCCCGGGCGTTCTTCGACGCGATGGCTCCGTACGCCACCGGCGGCGTCTACGTGAACTTCATCAGCGAGGACGAAGGCGAGGAGACGCTCGCCTACGGGGCGAACCACGATCGGCTGGCCGAGATCAAGGCCGAGTACGATCCGGGGAACCTGTTCCGGATGAACCAGAACGTCGAACCGGCCCGGTAA